One genomic region from Conexibacter woesei Iso977N encodes:
- a CDS encoding glutathione-independent formaldehyde dehydrogenase, producing MMAVVYDGPREVAVKQVDDPQIEQPTDALVQITTTNICGSDLHMYEGRTDFEQGRVFGHENLGQVVEVGRGVQRLQVGDWVCLPFNVACGFCANCNRGLTNYCLTAQPGENMAGAAYGFADMGPWQGGQAELLRVPWADFNALRLPEDAEDKQDDYVMVADIFPTGWHATEMSGLQPGETIVVYGGGPVGLMAAYSATIKGACKVMVVDRHPDRLRLAESIGAVAIDDSRESPVDRVLEETNGLGAHRGCECVGYQAHDPQGDEHPNDTLNKLVQSVRFTGGIGVVGVYVPEDPGGPDELEQDGRLVFDFGMMWFKGQRMGTGQCPVKRYNRHLRNLIHAGRAEPSFIVSHRLGLDAAPDAYHHFDCRDDGWTKVLLKPRS from the coding sequence ATGATGGCCGTCGTCTACGACGGTCCGCGCGAGGTGGCGGTCAAGCAGGTCGACGACCCGCAGATCGAGCAGCCGACCGACGCGCTGGTCCAGATCACCACCACGAACATCTGCGGGTCGGACCTGCACATGTACGAGGGCCGCACCGACTTCGAGCAGGGCCGGGTCTTCGGCCACGAGAACCTCGGCCAGGTCGTCGAGGTCGGCAGGGGCGTCCAGCGGCTGCAGGTCGGCGACTGGGTCTGCCTGCCGTTCAACGTGGCGTGCGGGTTCTGCGCGAACTGCAACCGCGGCCTGACGAACTACTGCCTCACCGCCCAGCCCGGGGAGAACATGGCCGGCGCCGCCTACGGGTTCGCCGACATGGGCCCGTGGCAGGGCGGCCAGGCCGAGCTGCTGCGCGTGCCGTGGGCCGACTTCAACGCGCTGCGCCTGCCGGAGGACGCCGAGGACAAGCAGGACGACTACGTCATGGTCGCCGACATCTTCCCCACCGGCTGGCACGCCACCGAGATGTCCGGCCTGCAGCCCGGCGAGACGATCGTCGTCTACGGCGGCGGCCCGGTCGGGCTGATGGCCGCCTACTCGGCGACGATCAAGGGCGCCTGCAAGGTGATGGTCGTCGACCGGCACCCCGACCGGCTGCGGCTGGCCGAGTCGATCGGCGCGGTCGCGATCGACGACTCCAGGGAGTCGCCCGTCGACCGTGTGCTCGAGGAGACCAACGGCCTCGGCGCGCACCGCGGCTGCGAGTGCGTGGGCTACCAGGCGCATGACCCGCAGGGTGACGAGCACCCCAACGACACGCTCAACAAGCTCGTTCAGTCGGTGCGGTTCACCGGTGGGATCGGCGTCGTCGGCGTCTACGTCCCCGAGGACCCGGGCGGCCCGGACGAGCTCGAGCAGGACGGCAGGCTCGTCTTCGACTTCGGGATGATGTGGTTCAAGGGCCAGAGGATGGGCACCGGCCAGTGCCCGGTCAAGCGCTACAACCGCCACCTGCGCAACCTCATCCACGCGGGCCGGGCGGAGCCGTCGTTCATCGTCTCGCACCGCCTCGGCCTCGACGCGGCGCCGGACGCCTACCACCACTTCGACTGCCGGGACGACGGCTGGACGAAGGTCCTCCTCAAGCCGCGATCGTGA
- a CDS encoding GGDEF domain-containing phosphodiesterase — MTHANALMRALPDGLLLADACGRIVEVNDALCTMMGYSRDEVLGLEPPYPWWPEDQIDAIAGRFAASMAERSARWELTFQRRDGRRFPVSVASSALAADGDGVAGFASVLRDTTDEHRERERLRAAEGRLRQAQRMADIGSFEVDYRTGEARWSEELFRLLGLPPHQDPQAIVEARARLADPDGSRLIEVANATRADGEPRELLHHYRRGDELRVAEMRIEPLGDEDGERYGVRDTMQDVTERCRAEAEIHLQAHLLDAVDVTVVATDLAGVITHWNRGAQHALGWRPAEAIGRPVTELTTVAGRLGTMADVLDEIRDARQWEGELEVSRRDGTTFPGYVRAALFVDRDGAPAGIVGVCVDVSAQIETERRLRAASDYQRAITDSMGEGLYTLDVDGRLMYLNRAGEELLGWRSFELEGELMDRITGGPGPDGAAVRSHEDVFVRRDDTELAVEVSAAPFETAAGVRGTVVVFKDITERKERERELERQLERISWIGRLRAALAEDRFELHAQPIVDLATGATVQHELLIRLRDEDGTLVAPGRFLPTAERFGLIGDIDQWVVTQGIGYAACGHPVEVNLSAQSLGNPDLLGAIGAELRRTGADPQLLAFEITETAIIQDAAAAEWFITRLRELGCRVALDDFGTGYGGFTYLKRLPIDDLKIDIEFVRDLTESAASQEVVRAVVSLARGFGQRTVAEGVEDDATMDLLRELGVDCAQGFAIARPAPVADVLGRT; from the coding sequence ATGACGCACGCCAACGCGCTGATGCGGGCGCTGCCCGACGGGCTCCTGCTGGCCGACGCCTGCGGCCGGATCGTCGAGGTCAACGACGCGTTGTGCACCATGATGGGCTACTCGCGCGACGAGGTCCTGGGCCTGGAGCCGCCCTACCCGTGGTGGCCCGAGGACCAGATCGACGCGATCGCCGGCAGGTTCGCCGCGTCGATGGCCGAGCGCTCGGCGCGCTGGGAGCTGACGTTCCAACGCCGCGACGGCCGGCGCTTCCCGGTCAGCGTCGCGTCCTCGGCGCTGGCCGCCGACGGCGACGGCGTCGCGGGCTTCGCCAGCGTCCTGCGCGACACGACCGACGAGCACCGCGAGCGCGAGCGCCTGCGCGCCGCCGAGGGCCGGCTGCGCCAGGCGCAGCGGATGGCCGACATCGGCAGCTTCGAGGTCGACTACCGGACCGGCGAAGCACGGTGGTCGGAGGAGCTGTTCCGCCTCCTGGGCCTTCCACCCCATCAGGATCCTCAGGCCATCGTCGAGGCGCGGGCGCGGCTGGCCGACCCCGACGGCTCACGCCTGATCGAGGTCGCCAACGCGACGCGCGCCGACGGCGAGCCCCGCGAGCTGCTGCACCACTACCGCCGCGGCGACGAGCTGCGCGTGGCCGAGATGCGGATCGAGCCGCTCGGCGACGAGGACGGCGAGCGCTACGGCGTCCGCGACACGATGCAGGACGTCACCGAGCGCTGCCGCGCCGAGGCCGAGATCCACCTGCAGGCGCACCTGCTCGACGCGGTCGACGTCACGGTCGTCGCGACCGACCTCGCCGGGGTCATCACGCACTGGAACCGCGGCGCCCAGCACGCGCTGGGCTGGAGGCCCGCCGAGGCCATCGGCCGCCCGGTGACCGAGCTGACCACGGTGGCCGGCCGGCTCGGCACGATGGCCGACGTCCTGGACGAGATCCGCGACGCCCGGCAGTGGGAGGGCGAGCTGGAGGTCTCCCGCCGCGACGGCACGACGTTCCCCGGCTACGTCCGCGCCGCCCTGTTCGTCGACCGCGACGGCGCGCCCGCCGGCATCGTCGGCGTCTGCGTCGACGTGTCGGCCCAGATCGAGACCGAGCGCCGCCTGCGCGCCGCCTCCGACTACCAGCGCGCGATCACCGACAGCATGGGCGAGGGCCTCTACACGCTCGACGTCGACGGCCGCCTGATGTACCTCAACCGCGCGGGCGAGGAGCTGCTGGGCTGGCGCTCGTTCGAGCTGGAGGGCGAGCTGATGGACCGCATCACGGGCGGGCCGGGACCGGACGGCGCCGCGGTCCGCAGCCATGAGGACGTCTTCGTCCGGCGCGATGACACCGAGCTCGCCGTCGAGGTGAGCGCGGCGCCGTTCGAGACGGCGGCCGGCGTCCGGGGCACCGTCGTCGTCTTCAAGGACATCACCGAGCGCAAGGAGCGCGAGCGCGAGCTGGAGCGCCAGCTCGAGCGGATCTCCTGGATCGGGCGCCTCCGCGCCGCGCTCGCCGAGGACCGCTTCGAGCTGCACGCCCAGCCGATCGTCGACCTCGCGACCGGCGCGACGGTCCAGCACGAGCTGCTGATCCGGCTGCGCGACGAGGACGGGACGCTGGTCGCGCCCGGGCGGTTCCTCCCGACCGCGGAGCGTTTCGGTCTGATCGGCGACATCGATCAATGGGTCGTCACGCAGGGGATCGGCTACGCCGCGTGCGGCCATCCGGTGGAGGTGAACCTCTCGGCGCAGTCGCTGGGCAACCCCGACCTGCTGGGCGCCATCGGCGCCGAGCTGCGCCGCACCGGCGCCGATCCGCAGCTGCTGGCCTTCGAGATCACCGAGACCGCGATCATCCAGGACGCCGCCGCGGCCGAGTGGTTCATCACCCGCCTGCGCGAGCTCGGCTGCCGCGTGGCGCTCGACGACTTCGGGACCGGCTACGGCGGCTTCACCTACCTCAAGCGGCTGCCGATCGACGACCTCAAGATCGACATCGAGTTCGTCCGCGACCTCACCGAGAGCGCCGCCAGCCAGGAGGTCGTGCGCGCGGTGGTCTCGCTCGCCCGCGGCTTCGGCCAGCGGACGGTCGCCGAGGGCGTCGAGGACGACGCGACCATGGACCTGCTCCGCGAGCTCGGCGTCGACTGCGCCCAGGGCTTCGCGATCGCCCGGCCGGCGCCGGTGGCGGACGTGCTCGGCCGCACCTGA
- a CDS encoding mechanosensitive ion channel domain-containing protein, producing the protein MSAPADRTPRRRRRDARAPSRLEAGIARQLSRRAVKRARIQLLVLAPAVAGVLLVYHYRIELFGRQWDTVVRVITAVALVALGWQVARDVGRSLGPALFRRLEPATAGTAGFVIRLATMVAAVILALRVARLDPQTIALSGAFTAVILGLAAQQTLGNLIAGTMLVSARPFQVGDRVRMQGGGLAGSVEGVVGSFGLLYTILTQGADAIMIPNSVVLSVAVAPLREPTGLDVRARLQPSATPVEVQQRLEQALRTPLRGPPNVTLEELDGDEVVVRIGATPARSADGPELASEVLDAISPLAARSPSAS; encoded by the coding sequence GTGAGCGCTCCCGCCGACCGGACACCACGGCGGCGGCGGCGCGACGCGCGCGCCCCCTCGCGCCTGGAGGCGGGGATCGCCCGCCAGCTGAGCCGCAGGGCGGTCAAGCGCGCGCGGATCCAGCTGCTCGTCCTGGCCCCGGCCGTGGCCGGGGTGCTGCTCGTCTACCACTACCGGATCGAGCTGTTCGGCCGCCAGTGGGACACCGTCGTGCGCGTGATCACCGCCGTCGCCCTCGTGGCGCTCGGCTGGCAGGTGGCCCGCGACGTCGGCCGCTCGCTCGGGCCGGCCCTCTTCCGCCGCCTGGAGCCGGCGACGGCGGGGACCGCCGGCTTCGTGATCCGCCTGGCCACGATGGTCGCCGCGGTGATCCTCGCGCTGCGCGTCGCGCGGCTGGACCCGCAGACGATCGCGCTCTCGGGCGCCTTCACCGCCGTGATCCTCGGCCTCGCCGCGCAGCAGACGCTCGGCAACCTGATCGCCGGCACGATGCTCGTGAGCGCGCGGCCGTTCCAGGTCGGCGACCGCGTCCGGATGCAGGGCGGCGGCCTGGCGGGATCCGTCGAGGGCGTCGTCGGCTCGTTCGGGTTGTTGTACACCATCCTCACACAGGGCGCCGACGCGATCATGATCCCCAACTCGGTCGTGCTGAGCGTCGCGGTGGCGCCGCTGCGCGAGCCCACGGGCCTGGACGTGCGGGCTCGGCTGCAGCCGAGCGCGACGCCCGTCGAGGTCCAGCAGCGCCTCGAGCAGGCGCTGCGGACGCCGCTGCGCGGTCCGCCGAACGTGACGCTCGAGGAGCTCGACGGCGACGAGGTCGTCGTCCGGATCGGCGCCACGCCCGCGCGGTCCGCCGACGGGCCGGAGCTCGCGAGCGAGGTGCTCGACGCGATCTCCCCGCTGGCCGCCCGGTCGCCGTCCGCGTCGTGA
- a CDS encoding LuxR C-terminal-related transcriptional regulator — protein sequence MSRSDLERAQAAPDRSVMERLLADVEHLASIGGWSWDLTTGEATWSDELYRIQGLEPQSIPAGPELLLGAVPEADRGYVAALLESVVARPDSVPPEGIEIDYRVVRPDGVVRELRAIGRIERDRAGRPARWIGAAQDVTEQRLTERELKAHYAVSVALRDWDTFDDGVMGLLTRLGDALDYRHGALWTWDGDRGHLVCRAFWTSPAAASSADPTPFELATRAMTFAPGEGAPGRAWAHGRPVVVADMAADPSFGRPHAARELGLTSGVAVPALTDDGPLAVLTFYSGDRRAGTPSLERTFGAIGRDVGAFLARRRAQLTDRTLSPRELEVLRLAADGRSGPEIARQLVVSLSTIKTHFEHIYEKLGVGDRAGAVGYALRAGLID from the coding sequence ATGTCGCGATCGGACCTCGAACGGGCGCAGGCCGCGCCGGATCGCTCGGTCATGGAGAGGCTGCTGGCCGACGTCGAGCACCTCGCCTCGATCGGCGGCTGGTCCTGGGACCTGACCACGGGCGAGGCGACGTGGTCGGACGAGCTGTACCGGATCCAGGGCCTCGAGCCGCAGTCGATCCCGGCCGGCCCCGAGCTGCTGCTCGGCGCGGTCCCCGAGGCCGACCGCGGCTACGTGGCGGCGCTGCTGGAGTCCGTCGTGGCCCGCCCCGACAGCGTCCCGCCGGAGGGCATCGAGATCGACTACCGCGTCGTGCGCCCCGACGGCGTGGTCCGCGAGCTGCGCGCGATCGGCCGCATCGAGCGCGATCGCGCGGGCCGGCCGGCGCGCTGGATCGGCGCCGCGCAGGACGTCACCGAGCAGCGCCTGACCGAGCGCGAGCTCAAGGCCCACTACGCGGTCTCGGTCGCGCTGCGCGACTGGGACACCTTCGACGACGGCGTGATGGGCCTGCTCACCCGCCTCGGCGACGCGCTCGACTACCGCCACGGCGCGCTCTGGACCTGGGACGGCGACCGCGGGCACCTGGTCTGCCGCGCGTTCTGGACCTCGCCGGCCGCGGCGAGCAGCGCCGACCCGACCCCGTTCGAGCTCGCCACCCGGGCGATGACGTTCGCGCCCGGCGAGGGCGCGCCCGGCCGCGCGTGGGCCCACGGCCGCCCGGTCGTCGTCGCCGACATGGCGGCCGACCCCAGCTTCGGCCGCCCCCACGCCGCGCGCGAGCTCGGGCTGACCTCGGGCGTCGCCGTCCCCGCGCTGACCGACGACGGGCCGCTGGCCGTGCTGACCTTCTACAGCGGCGACCGCCGGGCCGGGACCCCGAGCCTGGAGCGCACGTTCGGCGCGATCGGCCGCGACGTCGGCGCGTTCCTGGCCCGCCGCCGAGCACAGCTCACCGATCGCACGCTCTCACCCCGCGAGCTCGAGGTGCTGCGGCTCGCCGCCGACGGCCGCTCCGGGCCGGAGATCGCCCGGCAGCTGGTCGTCAGCCTGTCCACCATCAAGACGCACTTCGAGCACATCTACGAGAAGCTCGGGGTCGGTGACCGCGCAGGAGCCGTCGGCTACGCGCTGCGTGCGGGCCTGATCGACTGA